The Fictibacillus arsenicus genome contains a region encoding:
- a CDS encoding DEAD/DEAH box helicase, with translation MMSFKELGISDALVGVLLQNGIGEPTPIQKETIPIILDGKDVVGQAQTGTGKTLAFVLPILQKIDSENPYIQGLIVAPTRELAIQITAEVRKLTEPLNEINVLAVYGGQDVIAQMHKLEGKVHLVVGTPGRLLDHIRRETIDLSKVSTFVLDEADQMLHIGFLTDIEDIMEQVPESRQTLLFSATMPDEVKKLAQTYTQDPRDIYIKTKQVTLKEIRQRVVETTDRGKQNDLVQTIRLLRPYLAIIFCRTKRRVSKLNEALQNMGYNSDELHGDLSQAKREDVMKRFREGEIQFLVATDVAARGLDVEGVTHVFNYDIALDTESYIHRIGRTGRAGGKGLAVTFVAQKDRRLLQMIERETNQRLKALKLEYL, from the coding sequence ATAATGAGCTTTAAAGAATTAGGAATATCAGATGCTCTTGTAGGTGTTTTATTACAGAACGGAATAGGGGAACCGACACCGATTCAAAAAGAAACGATTCCCATTATTTTAGATGGAAAAGATGTTGTTGGGCAGGCACAGACAGGAACGGGGAAAACACTAGCCTTTGTGCTGCCGATACTTCAAAAAATAGATAGTGAGAATCCATACATTCAAGGTTTGATTGTAGCTCCGACAAGAGAGCTTGCCATCCAGATTACAGCGGAAGTTAGAAAACTTACTGAGCCTTTAAATGAGATTAACGTCCTTGCCGTATATGGTGGACAGGATGTTATCGCACAGATGCACAAGCTGGAAGGGAAGGTGCATCTTGTAGTAGGGACGCCGGGCAGACTGCTTGATCACATTCGCCGTGAAACGATTGATTTATCTAAAGTCTCAACATTTGTGCTTGATGAAGCCGATCAGATGCTGCATATTGGTTTTTTAACGGACATTGAGGACATCATGGAACAAGTCCCGGAATCTCGCCAGACTTTGCTTTTTTCAGCAACAATGCCAGATGAAGTAAAGAAATTGGCTCAGACTTACACACAAGATCCCCGGGATATTTATATAAAGACGAAACAGGTGACACTAAAGGAAATCCGTCAGCGTGTCGTTGAAACGACGGATCGAGGAAAGCAGAACGATCTCGTTCAAACCATCCGATTATTGCGTCCTTATTTAGCTATTATATTTTGCAGGACAAAGCGGAGAGTAAGCAAATTAAATGAGGCGCTGCAAAATATGGGGTATAACTCAGATGAACTGCATGGCGACCTTTCACAAGCCAAAAGAGAAGATGTCATGAAACGTTTCCGAGAAGGCGAGATTCAGTTTCTTGTGGCAACAGACGTGGCAGCACGTGGACTGGACGTTGAAGGCGTTACACATGTTTTTAACTATGATATCGCCCTTGATACGGAAAGCTACATTCATAGAATCGGCAGAACCGGACGTGCTGGAGGGAAAGGTTTAGCTGTGACATTTGTGGCACAAAAGGATCGCAGGCTGCTTCAGATGATCGAACGAGAGACAAATCAGAGATTAAAAGCTCTGAAACTCGAATATTTATAG
- the proC gene encoding pyrroline-5-carboxylate reductase, giving the protein MNKIIGFIGFGKMAQAMAGGMIHSGLIRADQMMASMRTENSRTLAAEQFRIKVSASNRDIAAFADVLFLAVAPYTYFEVIEEIKDNIKPDAIIITIAAGITASDVENAFGNKIKVVRTMPNTPSLVGAGMTAVSVNSEITDEDLVSVEKLLSSFGKVEIIAEAQMDAIPAISGSSPAYVYMMIEAMADGGVRQGLSRDQSYRLAAQAVLGAAQMVLETGKHPGELKDQVTSPGGATIAAVSTLEQERFRGAILAAMDSCTAKVKELGKK; this is encoded by the coding sequence TTGAATAAAATAATAGGTTTCATTGGTTTTGGAAAAATGGCACAGGCGATGGCAGGCGGCATGATCCATTCTGGATTAATCAGAGCGGATCAGATGATGGCGAGCATGCGCACGGAGAATTCAAGAACGCTTGCAGCCGAACAGTTCCGAATAAAAGTATCAGCTTCTAACCGTGATATAGCGGCATTCGCAGATGTTTTGTTCCTGGCGGTTGCTCCTTATACTTATTTTGAAGTGATAGAAGAAATAAAAGATAACATCAAACCTGATGCTATTATTATTACGATTGCAGCGGGTATTACGGCGTCAGATGTAGAGAACGCGTTCGGTAACAAGATAAAAGTGGTACGTACGATGCCGAATACACCTTCTCTTGTAGGAGCGGGTATGACCGCTGTTTCGGTGAACAGCGAAATTACAGATGAAGACCTGGTATCAGTCGAAAAATTATTAAGCAGTTTTGGAAAAGTAGAGATTATTGCAGAAGCGCAAATGGATGCGATCCCGGCGATCAGCGGTTCTTCGCCTGCGTATGTTTATATGATGATTGAAGCGATGGCAGATGGCGGGGTAAGGCAGGGTCTCTCGCGTGATCAGTCCTACCGTTTGGCCGCTCAGGCCGTGCTGGGAGCAGCACAGATGGTTCTTGAGACAGGAAAGCACCCTGGCGAGTTAAAAGACCAAGTGACATCACCAGGCGGGGCAACGATCGCTGCGGTTTCGACGCTGGAACAAGAACGCTTCCGCGGAGCAATATTAGCTGCGATGGACAGCTGTACTGCGAAAGTAAAGGAATTGGGGAAAAAATAA
- a CDS encoding dipeptidase, with protein sequence MTEQIKSYLKENRDTHLKELTDWLAVPSVSALPEHKEDVRKGAQWIADELSKIGMNNIEIYETDGHPVVYADWLKAEGKPTVLVYGHYDVQPVDPLELWETPPYEATIRDNKLYARGASDDKGQTFMHLKVLQAILETEGTLPLNFKFCIEGEEEIGSPSLPKFIENNKELLEADVIVISDTGMLDRGKPAICYGLRGMCAMQVDVTGPNSDLHSGLYGGAVQNPLHAITELLQSFRDDNGRILIDGFYDNVQELTEKEREAFRALPLTEEALKQQLGVTELTGEEGYSHIERTWARPTLEHNGIWGGFQGEGIKTVIPAEAHAKISCRLVPNQEPDEIIEKVKAHIEKHKPVGIDVKVTLFDKGAPYVTPFDHPAIQAAARSYEKVYGVPTAFTRGGGSIPIVATFDQMLNIPVVLMGFGLSTENFHAPNEHFHLENFDKGMETLADYWFELEKSIKKEPSAL encoded by the coding sequence ATGACAGAACAGATTAAGAGTTATTTAAAAGAAAACCGGGATACCCATTTAAAAGAGTTAACGGACTGGCTTGCTGTACCAAGTGTGAGCGCACTGCCTGAACATAAAGAAGACGTTAGAAAAGGCGCCCAATGGATCGCAGACGAACTTTCTAAAATCGGGATGAATAACATAGAAATTTACGAGACAGATGGACACCCTGTTGTTTATGCGGACTGGCTGAAAGCAGAAGGAAAACCGACTGTGCTCGTTTATGGACATTATGATGTTCAGCCTGTTGATCCGCTTGAGCTTTGGGAGACGCCTCCTTATGAGGCAACGATTCGAGACAACAAACTGTATGCGCGCGGTGCATCTGACGATAAAGGTCAAACTTTCATGCATTTGAAAGTTTTGCAGGCTATTTTAGAAACAGAAGGAACCCTCCCTCTTAACTTTAAGTTTTGTATCGAAGGGGAAGAAGAAATCGGCAGCCCGAGCCTTCCGAAGTTTATCGAGAACAACAAAGAACTTTTAGAAGCGGATGTGATCGTGATCTCTGATACAGGGATGCTTGACCGCGGAAAACCTGCGATCTGCTACGGTCTGCGCGGCATGTGTGCGATGCAGGTTGACGTAACAGGACCAAACAGCGACCTTCACTCAGGTCTTTATGGCGGAGCGGTTCAAAATCCATTGCATGCGATTACAGAGCTTCTGCAATCCTTCCGTGACGATAACGGACGTATTTTAATTGATGGCTTTTACGATAACGTTCAAGAGCTAACTGAAAAAGAAAGAGAAGCGTTCCGTGCTCTTCCGTTAACAGAAGAAGCACTTAAACAGCAGCTTGGCGTGACAGAGCTTACAGGTGAAGAAGGCTATTCTCACATCGAACGCACATGGGCACGCCCGACATTGGAGCATAATGGTATCTGGGGAGGCTTTCAGGGTGAGGGTATCAAGACAGTCATCCCTGCAGAAGCTCATGCGAAAATCAGTTGCCGCCTTGTACCAAACCAAGAGCCGGACGAGATCATTGAAAAAGTAAAAGCTCACATTGAAAAGCATAAGCCTGTTGGCATTGACGTTAAGGTCACTCTTTTTGATAAAGGAGCACCTTATGTAACACCGTTTGACCATCCTGCAATTCAGGCTGCTGCACGTTCTTATGAAAAAGTGTACGGCGTACCGACAGCCTTCACTCGCGGCGGGGGATCCATTCCAATCGTTGCAACGTTCGATCAAATGTTAAACATCCCTGTTGTTTTAATGGGCTTTGGTCTCTCAACAGAAAACTTCCATGCACCAAACGAACACTTCCATCTTGAAAACTTCGATAAAGGGATGGAAACACTCGCTGACTATTGGTTTGAGCTGGAGAAATCCATCAAGAAAGAACCGTCTGCCTTATAA
- a CDS encoding YwbE family protein, with translation MMHRKRSNITPGLPVNVILKADQRSGKKTKGIVKDILTNSPNHPHGIKVRLEDGQVGRVIDILSE, from the coding sequence ATAATGCATCGCAAACGCTCCAACATCACGCCTGGACTTCCCGTTAATGTTATTTTAAAAGCAGATCAGCGTTCCGGGAAGAAAACAAAAGGAATCGTTAAAGATATCCTGACGAACTCGCCCAATCATCCGCACGGTATTAAAGTAAGACTAGAGGACGGTCAGGTTGGCCGTGTGATCGACATACTAAGTGAATAA
- a CDS encoding amidohydrolase family protein, translated as MDQYSLKRRIDVSTKRVPADIVIKNGKIIDVFNLEIISGDVAIVDGFFAGIGEYEGRETIDAADRYICPAFIDGHVHIESSMVTPAEFTKVLLAHGVTTVITDPHEIGNVSGKDGLTFMLDQSEGLPLDVRVMLPSSVPATPFENAGAVLTVKDLEPFYKHPRVKGLAEVMDFPAVFNGDEDMLNKIASANRHDRPFEKVNEEIIRLKDKLKDLGFKGDFDPFLTLSFLTLPVIPEIKLTDLGLFDFKTFQHISVKAN; from the coding sequence ATGGACCAATATTCTCTAAAACGACGAATTGATGTGAGCACGAAAAGAGTTCCGGCAGATATCGTCATCAAGAACGGCAAGATCATTGATGTATTTAATCTTGAAATCATCAGTGGAGATGTCGCTATTGTTGACGGCTTTTTTGCTGGCATTGGAGAATATGAAGGGCGTGAAACGATCGATGCTGCCGACCGCTATATTTGCCCTGCTTTTATAGATGGCCATGTTCATATTGAATCATCGATGGTAACTCCTGCTGAATTCACCAAAGTCCTTCTCGCTCATGGAGTGACGACCGTTATCACAGATCCGCATGAGATCGGGAACGTTTCAGGAAAAGATGGGCTCACATTTATGTTGGATCAATCAGAAGGTTTGCCGTTAGATGTTCGTGTTATGCTCCCTTCCTCTGTTCCTGCCACACCATTTGAAAATGCTGGTGCTGTTCTCACCGTCAAAGACCTTGAACCGTTTTATAAACACCCCCGTGTTAAAGGATTAGCAGAAGTAATGGATTTTCCCGCTGTATTTAACGGGGATGAAGATATGCTTAATAAGATAGCCTCTGCCAATAGACATGACCGCCCTTTCGAAAAAGTAAATGAAGAAATAATCAGGTTAAAGGATAAGCTGAAAGACCTTGGCTTTAAAGGCGATTTTGATCCGTTCCTAACCCTGTCATTTTTGACACTGCCTGTTATTCCGGAAATTAAACTCACCGACTTAGGACTTTTTGATTTTAAAACGTTTCAGCACATTTCTGTAAAAGCTAATTAG
- a CDS encoding response regulator: MIKVLLVDDHEMVRIGVSAYLSAQPDIEVTAEAENGKIAVEKALEMKPDIILMDLVMDEMDGIEATRLITQSWPEARIIVVTSFLDDEKVYPALEAGASSYMLKTSKASDIAQAVRDTYHGKSVLEPEVTGKMMTKMRQKQTREPHEELTAREMEILLLMTKGKTNQEIADDLFIALKTVKVHVSNILSKLDVQDRTQAVIYAFNHSLVKESN; this comes from the coding sequence ATGATAAAAGTATTGTTAGTTGATGATCACGAAATGGTCCGAATTGGGGTTTCCGCTTATCTTTCTGCACAGCCGGATATAGAAGTAACTGCTGAGGCTGAAAATGGGAAGATTGCAGTTGAGAAAGCTTTAGAAATGAAACCGGATATCATTTTAATGGATCTTGTGATGGACGAAATGGACGGAATTGAAGCAACTCGTTTGATTACACAATCTTGGCCAGAAGCGAGAATTATCGTGGTAACGAGCTTTTTAGATGATGAAAAAGTGTATCCTGCACTCGAAGCGGGTGCTTCAAGCTATATGCTGAAAACGTCCAAGGCAAGTGATATCGCGCAGGCTGTTCGCGACACCTATCACGGAAAGTCTGTATTAGAACCTGAAGTAACAGGCAAGATGATGACCAAGATGAGGCAAAAACAAACGCGCGAGCCACATGAAGAGCTGACTGCGCGTGAGATGGAAATCTTATTACTCATGACAAAAGGCAAAACCAATCAGGAAATCGCTGATGATCTGTTTATCGCTCTAAAAACAGTAAAAGTTCATGTGAGTAATATTTTAAGCAAACTGGACGTGCAGGACCGTACACAAGCTGTTATCTATGCGTTTAACCACTCGCTCGTAAAAGAATCTAATTAG
- a CDS encoding sensor histidine kinase has product MSTVLRHMFSGISLAFAVTILLGSVVYTLFPISDWNFLLEEQLLDFPIAFVVPFLVFIMGAFFGLNSGITARKQLNLIDRTLKSIEDGRQVNMKEVSNLELKAISKRMEGIQQQLGEKIRQSQKMATEKAVDQEKRIQEIISQERNRLARELHDSVSQQLFAASMIMSAVNEVREESETRESKQLKLVEETIHQTQLEMRALLLHLRPAALNGKSLQKGMEELLQELLQKVPIELKWKIETIPLDKGVEDHLFRILQESVSNILRHAQANKAQILLVQRDDLIILRIEDDGIGFKMEQEKTGSYGLQNMHERAAEIGGTLKIVSLPGEGTRLEVKVPILSAGEEKA; this is encoded by the coding sequence ATGAGTACCGTTTTGCGCCATATGTTTTCTGGCATCTCATTAGCGTTTGCCGTGACCATTCTTTTAGGATCTGTCGTGTATACACTTTTCCCTATCAGCGATTGGAATTTTTTGCTAGAAGAACAGTTATTAGACTTTCCAATAGCGTTTGTGGTTCCATTTCTTGTCTTCATCATGGGAGCATTTTTCGGATTGAATTCTGGCATCACCGCTCGAAAGCAATTAAACCTCATAGACCGAACGTTAAAATCGATTGAAGACGGCCGGCAAGTTAATATGAAAGAGGTTTCGAACCTGGAGTTAAAAGCGATCTCGAAACGCATGGAGGGTATCCAGCAGCAATTAGGGGAAAAGATCCGCCAGTCACAAAAAATGGCGACTGAGAAGGCAGTGGATCAGGAAAAACGCATTCAGGAAATCATATCTCAAGAAAGAAATCGTTTGGCTAGAGAGCTGCATGATTCTGTTTCTCAGCAGCTTTTTGCGGCAAGTATGATCATGTCTGCTGTAAATGAAGTACGGGAAGAATCAGAGACGCGTGAATCAAAGCAATTAAAGCTCGTTGAGGAGACGATTCACCAGACACAGCTAGAGATGAGAGCACTTCTCTTGCATCTGCGCCCTGCTGCACTAAACGGAAAATCACTCCAAAAAGGGATGGAAGAACTGCTGCAAGAGCTTCTGCAAAAAGTTCCGATCGAACTAAAATGGAAGATCGAAACCATACCTCTTGATAAAGGTGTAGAAGATCATCTGTTTCGTATTTTACAAGAGTCTGTGTCTAATATTCTCAGGCATGCACAGGCAAATAAAGCGCAAATCCTGCTTGTCCAGCGCGATGATCTTATCATTCTGCGCATAGAGGATGATGGTATTGGCTTTAAAATGGAACAGGAAAAAACCGGTTCGTACGGACTGCAGAATATGCATGAACGGGCTGCTGAAATTGGCGGCACGCTTAAAATAGTGAGTTTGCCAGGCGAGGGGACGCGCCTAGAAGTTAAAGTTCCGATTTTATCAGCGGGAGAGGAAAAAGCATGA
- the liaF gene encoding cell wall-active antibiotics response protein LiaF encodes MQMPIRKKNDFISWMLLIACVMVLLEATINGEGIVFTLIICAALMYFGRKRMPKRSGKVMFWAGVVIAIITILSMYTFKLILVALVVYIVVQFYQSKQNPFVIKPQVNDEVTHSSEDLYKKESLLKNIAFGTQQTPDHVYEWNDINIQCGAGDTIIDLSETLLPSGESVIFIRGLIGNITIFVPYEIEVAVKHSVFAGNTVIFDYQDSKMFNQAVSYRTKNYNESDKKVKVMTSLFAGSLEVKRV; translated from the coding sequence ATGCAGATGCCGATTAGGAAGAAAAATGATTTTATCAGCTGGATGCTTTTAATTGCATGTGTCATGGTGCTTTTAGAAGCAACTATTAATGGAGAGGGTATTGTATTCACTCTTATCATCTGTGCAGCCCTTATGTATTTTGGCCGTAAAAGAATGCCGAAACGTTCAGGGAAAGTCATGTTCTGGGCTGGAGTAGTCATAGCCATCATTACGATCTTAAGCATGTATACGTTTAAATTAATTTTAGTTGCACTAGTGGTCTATATTGTTGTGCAATTCTATCAATCTAAACAGAATCCGTTTGTTATTAAACCGCAAGTGAATGATGAAGTAACGCATTCATCAGAAGATTTATATAAGAAAGAATCTCTTTTGAAAAATATCGCTTTTGGAACGCAGCAGACACCTGATCATGTCTATGAATGGAACGATATTAACATTCAATGCGGTGCAGGGGATACAATCATAGATTTGAGTGAAACTCTTTTGCCTTCAGGGGAATCTGTTATTTTTATTCGTGGACTCATTGGCAATATTACGATTTTTGTTCCTTATGAGATAGAAGTTGCCGTAAAACATTCTGTCTTTGCAGGCAATACGGTGATCTTTGATTACCAGGATTCCAAGATGTTTAATCAGGCGGTATCCTATCGAACAAAAAACTACAATGAATCTGACAAAAAAGTAAAAGTCATGACAAGCTTATTTGCGGGAAGCTTGGAGGTGAAGCGGGTATGA
- a CDS encoding PspA/IM30 family protein codes for MNLFERIKNSITADVHELLDQKEEKNPLSLLNQYLRQCEQEVNKARKLVERQQLLKDQFVREIQEAEAKAAKRSHQAELAQQANEQELYQFAIQEKEQHEARAGKLKESAAQTEKDLTELEQKYEQMKHKLKDMQIKRMELMGRENVARAHRKMDRVIEPSNVLKNTAFKFDELENYMDRLEQKVNADYYASSMEAKLAKLEKDWKKEETPTTV; via the coding sequence ATGAACTTATTTGAAAGAATCAAAAACTCAATCACAGCAGATGTTCACGAACTTTTAGATCAAAAAGAGGAAAAGAATCCTCTTTCTCTCTTGAATCAATATTTAAGACAATGCGAGCAAGAGGTGAACAAGGCGCGTAAGCTTGTTGAGCGCCAGCAGCTTTTGAAAGATCAATTTGTTCGTGAAATTCAAGAAGCAGAGGCAAAAGCAGCTAAGCGCAGTCACCAGGCAGAATTAGCTCAACAAGCTAATGAACAAGAGCTTTACCAGTTTGCTATTCAAGAAAAAGAGCAGCATGAAGCACGTGCGGGCAAGCTGAAAGAATCCGCAGCACAAACGGAAAAAGATCTTACAGAACTGGAGCAAAAATATGAACAAATGAAACATAAGCTGAAGGATATGCAAATTAAACGTATGGAATTAATGGGTCGTGAGAATGTAGCTAGAGCTCACCGAAAGATGGATCGTGTAATTGAGCCTTCTAATGTATTGAAGAATACAGCTTTCAAATTTGATGAGCTTGAAAATTACATGGACCGTCTTGAGCAGAAAGTAAACGCTGATTATTATGCGAGCTCTATGGAAGCAAAACTCGCAAAGTTAGAAAAAGATTGGAAAAAAGAAGAAACTCCTACTACAGTTTAA
- a CDS encoding flagellar basal body rod protein: MKKLGLLVVGGIAAIVLIANLGPMVGLAIGLAVMYYAYKKCITAETGGKKFWWGALSVIGLCVSVANIPAILGAVAIYVLYVVYKKWNEKESMNKHTENDPFTNFEKEWAKLKNS, translated from the coding sequence ATGAAAAAATTAGGCTTGCTTGTTGTTGGAGGAATTGCTGCTATCGTATTGATAGCTAACTTAGGTCCGATGGTTGGACTCGCGATCGGTCTTGCTGTTATGTACTACGCATATAAAAAATGCATAACTGCAGAAACCGGCGGTAAGAAATTTTGGTGGGGAGCACTTTCCGTTATTGGACTTTGTGTATCCGTAGCAAACATCCCAGCGATCTTAGGTGCAGTTGCCATTTATGTACTCTATGTGGTGTACAAAAAATGGAACGAAAAAGAATCTATGAATAAGCACACAGAAAATGATCCATTCACAAACTTTGAAAAAGAATGGGCAAAACTTAAAAACAGCTAA
- a CDS encoding NUDIX hydrolase encodes MDAVFHVEHQVFNYRVAGGLIQDGYVLIHRSKLESHWSLPGGRVKLGEDARTSLKREMVEELALDVEALNHLCTIENFFTYNEKNIHEVGLYFEMHARHPLSLHNGEEFTVEEAERLVFKWVPLKDLGDYKLYPEVIKNKLMTYCFTSDYFFVNDLQNV; translated from the coding sequence ATGGATGCAGTGTTTCATGTGGAACATCAGGTCTTTAACTACCGAGTAGCAGGGGGTTTAATACAAGATGGATATGTATTAATTCACCGTTCAAAGTTAGAATCACACTGGTCATTGCCAGGTGGCAGGGTAAAGCTGGGAGAAGATGCGAGAACTAGCTTGAAGCGTGAGATGGTAGAGGAATTAGCATTAGATGTGGAAGCTCTAAATCACCTTTGTACGATTGAAAACTTTTTTACATACAACGAAAAAAACATTCATGAAGTTGGACTATACTTTGAAATGCATGCACGGCATCCCTTATCTCTTCATAACGGGGAAGAATTTACGGTTGAAGAGGCAGAAAGACTTGTTTTTAAATGGGTACCTTTGAAAGACCTCGGAGATTATAAATTGTATCCAGAAGTAATAAAGAACAAGTTAATGACCTATTGTTTTACGTCTGATTATTTTTTCGTGAATGATCTGCAGAATGTATAA
- a CDS encoding glutathione peroxidase: MSIYDFPVETIKGDQTSLEPYKGNVILIVNTASKCGFTPQYQGLQSIYEANKDRGFTILGFPCNQFGAQEPGTSDEIQEFCELNYGVNFPMFAKVNVNGDDAHPLFKHLTAEAPGILGSKAIKWNFTKFLVDRDGRVVKRYAPTDKPETIEKDIQDLL; this comes from the coding sequence ATGTCAATCTATGATTTTCCTGTTGAAACGATAAAAGGTGATCAAACAAGTCTCGAGCCTTATAAAGGCAATGTCATATTAATTGTAAATACGGCAAGCAAGTGCGGATTTACGCCGCAATATCAAGGGCTTCAATCAATCTATGAGGCAAATAAGGATAGGGGATTCACAATTCTTGGGTTTCCTTGTAACCAATTTGGTGCACAAGAGCCTGGGACAAGCGATGAAATACAAGAGTTTTGTGAGTTGAACTACGGAGTAAACTTCCCAATGTTTGCGAAAGTGAACGTGAATGGAGACGATGCGCATCCTCTTTTTAAACATTTAACAGCTGAAGCTCCAGGTATACTAGGTTCCAAAGCAATTAAATGGAACTTTACGAAGTTCCTTGTGGATCGTGATGGCCGCGTCGTAAAACGATATGCACCAACTGACAAACCTGAAACCATCGAAAAAGACATACAAGATTTGCTTTAA
- a CDS encoding YjiH family protein translates to MELQKQQSNNQMNQKSYSKFIVPSLIGIFLFMIPISYQGEITIPVAILAGILQDAIGDFIPQIMTAIIAITVLGSLITYFAKPKGIVRNPFLNTLFNVNIAWQLIRVLGLIFAVMTLFKLGPEAVWSENTGQLLLYDLIPVLFSVFLFAGLFLPLLFNFGLLEFCGALLVKIMRPVFKLPGRSSIDCLASWLGDGTIGVLLTNKQYEEGYYTKREAAVIGTTFSVVSITFAIVVLAQVDLAHMIVPYYLTVVLAGLACAIIIPRIPPLSRKADTYYEGAKENVADEVIPRGETPFSFGLKKALDRAHQNRKAAPLVKEGIQNVLDMWMGVVPIVMAIGTSALIVAEFTPFFSYLGAPFVPILELLQVPQASEAAQTIVIGFADMFLPSIIGAGIESELTRFVIAAMSVVQLIYMSEVGGLLLASKVPVNFKDLVIIFFLRTFISLPIVVGMAHLLF, encoded by the coding sequence ATGGAATTACAAAAACAGCAATCTAACAACCAGATGAATCAGAAGAGCTATAGCAAGTTTATCGTTCCATCTTTAATTGGTATCTTCCTATTTATGATTCCTATCTCTTATCAAGGGGAAATTACGATCCCCGTAGCTATACTTGCAGGAATCTTGCAAGATGCTATTGGTGATTTTATTCCTCAAATCATGACTGCTATTATTGCAATAACAGTTTTAGGTTCGTTGATTACGTACTTTGCAAAACCAAAAGGGATCGTCAGAAACCCCTTTTTAAACACATTATTTAATGTTAATATCGCATGGCAATTGATCCGTGTTCTTGGGTTGATCTTTGCGGTGATGACATTATTTAAGCTTGGACCGGAAGCAGTTTGGTCAGAAAACACAGGACAATTATTGCTGTATGATCTAATCCCTGTATTATTTTCTGTGTTCTTATTTGCAGGGTTATTCTTGCCATTATTATTTAACTTTGGATTACTTGAATTTTGCGGAGCATTGCTTGTAAAAATTATGCGCCCCGTGTTTAAGCTTCCTGGCCGTTCGTCTATTGATTGTTTGGCATCTTGGCTTGGAGACGGAACGATTGGTGTTCTTTTAACGAACAAGCAGTATGAAGAAGGGTATTATACGAAGCGTGAGGCAGCGGTAATCGGAACGACCTTTTCGGTTGTATCAATTACTTTTGCGATTGTAGTACTTGCACAGGTAGATTTGGCTCATATGATCGTTCCTTATTATTTAACGGTAGTTTTAGCTGGGTTAGCATGTGCGATTATTATCCCCCGCATCCCGCCGCTATCAAGAAAAGCGGATACGTACTATGAAGGTGCGAAAGAAAACGTTGCAGATGAAGTGATTCCTCGCGGTGAAACACCGTTTAGCTTTGGTCTTAAAAAAGCATTAGATCGTGCACATCAAAACAGAAAAGCAGCACCTTTAGTAAAAGAAGGCATTCAAAACGTTCTCGATATGTGGATGGGAGTTGTTCCGATTGTAATGGCAATTGGTACATCAGCACTGATCGTTGCTGAGTTCACACCATTCTTTTCATATCTTGGAGCTCCGTTTGTACCGATTTTAGAACTTCTGCAGGTTCCGCAAGCATCTGAGGCAGCTCAGACGATTGTTATTGGATTTGCAGACATGTTCCTTCCGTCCATTATTGGTGCAGGTATCGAAAGTGAGTTAACGCGTTTTGTTATTGCGGCAATGTCAGTCGTACAGTTAATCTATATGTCTGAAGTAGGCGGACTGTTATTAGCATCTAAAGTACCGGTTAACTTTAAAGATCTAGTAATTATCTTTTTCTTGCGTACTTTCATTTCCCTGCCGATCGTTGTAGGAATGGCGCATTTATTATTTTAA